TTTTCCTCGATTGGAGTATTCGCATATATGACACTCGGCCTCGATCTCACACTACACCATAGAATGAAGTTGAACAAGGCTCCAACGACGGCCCCCCACATCAAACCTTGATAAGTCCTACCGATGTTCATGGCAATGCCGTAGTCGCTGAAATCATGTTTCAGAATATGTTTGATGTACAAGTAAGTACCCAAACATGAACCTATACTGACTAATAGCGCTGCAAACGCAAAGAACGAAAAGAAGGCACCACCCCACACTAACGGCCTAATATGAATGATCCAGCGCAGAATATTGAACACTAGACTGACAAAGCTCAAAACAATACCAATGATCATGGTGATGAACATGCACTTGACCAAATTGTTATAATACGTCATCTTACTCCTTATTTTTTCGGGCAAAATGACAGCGGCCATTGAGTCTATAAGCTCTAAAGCGTCGTTATTTTCGATATTGTCATATATTAATGACGTTAGgttgaatttttggataCCGCTAGGCGAGGAACAGGATTGAACGTTGCGCGAGGAGTCCTCCACGCAGTATGACCAAAGGCCTATATTTATATACGTGGGCAAGCCCAACGACGACAGCGTACCAGAATCTAAAGAGGGGAGAACCGTCGATACCTCCATCTGCGACAGATCCAATTCCGCGCAGTAAATCTTATTTATGGGACTGTAGTTTTTCGTCGAACCTGCACATGCCACAATGGCCAGTACAAGTGCTCCAAGCGAAAATATGGCTGCAAAAAATAAcgtgaaaaaattcctcATGTTTATATTCTTCCTCGATGATGTGCTTGCTGCTTTTTGATagtttttattgtttttgcTACGTCTCACTGATATGTAGCACGGCACAGTTTTGATCTAGTTTATCTTACTTATATCACTAAGCGACAATGAATGAAGAGTTCAAACACGAGCAAGCGCTCACTGACTACGGAGACATAGATATCAAAGCAACATTCTCACGTATATATACCTCTCAGCCCATTTTCCTGCAGGAGATGCTAAAAATATCGAGCTGGGCTTAGTTAATGACGCGCCCGATTGGGAAATACCGCTTAAGCTCATGCtgagttctttttctgtctGGCCAGACCGAGTGGCCCCGCAATGACCAACGGCGGCTATCTGGCGATGTTGGAAGACGGGGATGTGGAACCCTTGAGAGGCAGGTTGGAGGCTTTGGCAACTTGCGTGATCTCGTTTCCGAGATGACTAGAAGCGGCTTGTGCTGATTATAGTATACGCCTCAGCATGGCTGACGCGAACGTTAGCCAGAAGGAAGACACATGCTTCGCGCGCATCGCAGATAAAAAGAGGAGTGGAGGGAAACAAAGGCATGGACAAACTTTGATCCGTGCCATTTACATCCTATCGTGCTTTCCCTTTTGACATAGGGATAGGAAGGCGTAGCACATCAAGAGCTCCTCTCACGCAAGAAAGCTTCGCCCTGTTTTTCATGCGCGCTTTTTCTAGAATTAGCAAAGTGGAAAAAGGGTTTCACATGtttcatcttgaaagatggagactgaaaaaaaaaatcatcagaAAAAGGATACTagagacaaagaaaaagacttCCGCTGGGAAGCAGGAAGGGTGATTTGAAGGtgttttttgaaaatggagTATTGGCACTACGTGGAAACTACGTCATCGGGCCAACCTCTGCTTCGAGAAAACGAGAAAGATATTTTTATCGATCAGTCTGTGGGTCTTTATCATGGTAAATCCAAAATTCTGCAAAGACAGAGAGGTAGAGTATTTTTAACCTCTCAGAGGATCATCTACATCGATGATGCGAAACCGACTCAAAATTCGCTCGGGTTGGAATTGGATGACCTTGCACAGGTGGACTACTCGTCTGGTTTCTTGACCAGATCGCCTCGTTTGATTCTGttcttcaagaacttcTCTAGTAGAGACGCGCTGGAGAAGGTTGCCAATGCAGCAAACTCCAACGTTGTTTCCACGTGGGTTTGCCCCATTTGCATGGTCTCGAACGAAACTCAGGGGGAATTTACTGCGGACACTCTGCCTGCGCCCATTTGTATCAATTGCGGCGTGACAGCGGACTATGAATTGACCAAGTCTTCCATTAATTCTTCCAATACGGCGGAGCAAAAATCAAAGTTTGATGGCAAACCTGCGTCGAGCTCTGAAAATGTTTGTCCCGCTTGTACGTTTGTCAATCATCCTCAAATAGGAAATTGCGAAATTTGCGGCCACAGGTTGCCCAATGCGTCCAAGGTACGATCAAAACTGAGCAGGCTGAAAAACCTTCATGATTCTAGAATCCATATCGAGTTAGAAAAACATTCGTTGGGCAAAAATAAGAGCTCCAACTCGGGGTCATCGTCTTTGTCGTTGACAACAACACCCACAGCATTCGCGCAATTGAGCTTTCGTAAATCCGATGGTGTTTTGTTTTCGCAAGCCACTGAGAGGGCTCTGGAAAATATACTCAATAAGAAGAATAGACatattttcaatcaaaATGTGGTGTCCGTCAATGGTGTAGATATGACAAAGGAGGCGAACGGCCACGATTATGATAGTAGTATCCCGTTTATAGAAACCAGTTTGAACAGAATTGGCATAGCCAGCTTAGAGAAATCTAGAGAAAACCAGCTCttgaataatgatattCTATTCAACAATGCGTTGACCGACTTGAATAAGCTGATGTCATTGGCCACCAGCATTGAGAGATTATACAAAAACAGCAATATGactatgaaaaaaacaataacgAACTTCCAGGACGAATTGATCGTAAATGAATCAAAAACGAAAAGGCCGCTCTTGATTCTTGACAGAGAGAAATTCTTAAATAAGGAATTGTTTTTGGATGAAATTGCAAGGGAAATTTACGAGTTTACGCTATCCGAATTTAAAGACTTGAACAATGACGACAATATTACTAACTATATGATTATAACCCTGGTAGATCTATATGCAATGTACAATAAATCCATGCGTATAGGCACCGGACTCATATCTCCCATGGAAATGAGAGAGGCATGCGAAAGATTTGAACATCTAGGTTTAAACGAATTGAGATTGGTGAAAGTAAACAAGAGAATTTTGTGTTTAACGAGCGAAAAGTTTGATGTCGTGAAAGACAAATTGGTAGATTTGATTGGTGAGAATCCTGGTTCTGACCTTTTGGGATTAACACAAATTCTGAGCTCCAATAATTCACAATCAAACTGGACCTTAGGTATTCTTATGGAGGTCTTGCAAAATTGTGTT
This genomic window from Saccharomyces kudriavzevii IFO 1802 strain IFO1802 genome assembly, chromosome: 12 contains:
- the PUN1 gene encoding Pun1p (similar to Saccharomyces cerevisiae PUN1 (YLR414C); ancestral locus Anc_4.286), which encodes MRNFFTLFFAAIFSLGALVLAIVACAGSTKNYSPINKIYCAELDLSQMEVSTVLPSLDSGTLSSLGLPTYINIGLWSYCVEDSSRNVQSCSSPSGIQKFNLTSLIYDNIENNDALELIDSMAAVILPEKIRSKMTYYNNLVKCMFITMIIGIVLSFVSLVFNILRWIIHIRPLVWGGAFFSFFAFAALLVSIGSCLGTYLYIKHILKHDFSDYGIAMNIGRTYQGLMWGAVVGALFNFILWCSVRSRPSVIYANTPIEEKPLI
- the VPS36 gene encoding ESCRT-II subunit protein VPS36 (similar to Saccharomyces cerevisiae VPS36 (YLR417W); ancestral locus Anc_4.288) gives rise to the protein MEYWHYVETTSSGQPLLRENEKDIFIDQSVGLYHGKSKILQRQRGRVFLTSQRIIYIDDAKPTQNSLGLELDDLAQVDYSSGFLTRSPRLILFFKNFSSRDALEKVANAANSNVVSTWVCPICMVSNETQGEFTADTLPAPICINCGVTADYELTKSSINSSNTAEQKSKFDGKPASSSENVCPACTFVNHPQIGNCEICGHRLPNASKVRSKLSRLKNLHDSRIHIELEKHSLGKNKSSNSGSSSLSLTTTPTAFAQLSFRKSDGVLFSQATERALENILNKKNRHIFNQNVVSVNGVDMTKEANGHDYDSSIPFIETSLNRIGIASLEKSRENQLLNNDILFNNALTDLNKLMSLATSIERLYKNSNMTMKKTITNFQDELIVNESKTKRPLLILDREKFLNKELFLDEIAREIYEFTLSEFKDLNNDDNITNYMIITLVDLYAMYNKSMRIGTGLISPMEMREACERFEHLGLNELRLVKVNKRILCLTSEKFDVVKDKLVDLIGENPGSDLLGLTQILSSNNSQSNWTLGILMEVLQNCVDEGDLLIDKQLSGIYYYKNSCWPSHI